AGTGAAGATGAAGAAAATAACTATTACAGTTTGGGAGGAGATAGTCATAATGATCTAGATGAAGATAAGGGTTAAATGAAATTTGAAATACTTAAAAATAAAAAATATAAACGATGAAAATTCAATATAATACAGACAGAACAATTAATGGAGGAGAAAGATCTCAGGATTTTTTTTCTTCTCAAATAGCTGAGGAATTAAGTAGATATGAATCTCAAATTACAAGAATAGAGGTTCATCTGTCAGATGAGAATGGAAAAAAAGAAGGAAGAAACAAGATAGTTTGTTTATTGGAAGCTAGGCTTGAAGGCAGGAAACCAATTGTTGTTTCAAACCAGTCGGACACAATTGAACTAGCTGTGTCAGGAGCTATTGATAAATTAAAAGCTTCTTTAGAAACTATATTAGGACGTATCAAAAATTATTAAAACAAAAAAAATGGAAATAAATAAAAACTTAGGTATCTGGATGGATCATTCGGTGGCGAATTTAATAGATTCAAATATTAAAAAAAACAATCATACTATAACCTCAAAATTCACTTCTAAAACAAAGGAGGAAGCATTGAATAGAAGTGAAAAAGGGATGCATAATAAACGACAACAAATGAATGAAAGTTATTATAAGGAAATAGCAGACGAGATTTTGAAATACGATCATGTGTTATTATTTGGTCCTACAAATGCAAAAACAGAACTTCATAACTCTTTTAATAAGAATCTGAATTTTAAGGATATAAAAATTGATATTGAATCAACAGAGAATATAACAGAGAATGAACAGCTTGCTTTTGTAAGAAATCATTTTGAAAACCACTAAGAAACATTAGAGTTAGTTATCTAGAACTGCAATATCATATGAAAAATTAAATAAGTAATAATTTAAAAATAAACGAAACGATGAAATACTATTTCAATAAAACGTTAAACGGAAATTTTGACCAAATAATTGAAAAGGTTACGGAGGAGCTGAAAAAAGAAGGTTTTGGAATTTTAACAGAAATTGATGTAAAAGAAACGCTAAAAAATAAACTAGAAATAGACTTCAAGAGATATAAAATACTTGGAGCTTGCAATCCTGTTTATGCGCATAAGGCATTGCTAGCTGAGGATAAGATTGGAACCATGTTGCCGTGTAATGTGATTGTGCAGGAAATTTCAACGGGAATTTTTGAAGTAGCGGCTGTCAATCCAATGGCTTCCATGCAATCCGTTGAAAATGAAGATTTGGCTAAAATAGCCGAAGAGATTCAATCTAAGCTAAAATCAGTGATTGAAAATCTTTAATCTTTTTGAAGAAAATATACACTTATTAAAAACAGCAAATTAAACGGTGGAGCAATACAAAAAAATTGCCTGAGCTTAAAAGGAGCTGTAGCATTGGGTATCGGTGTAATAATCGGCGTGGGTATTTTTGTGTTATTAAGTTAGGTAGCCACCAAATCACACAAAACCGTGGAAGGTCAATTATTATTTCATTAATAATTTGCACTATAGTTTATTTCTTAGTTGCCATTGCCGTAAATGCGAGTTTATCAATCTCTGAAATTGTCAAAGTAAAGATTACTCTTTAGGGGAAACATCAAGACTTGCTTTTGGAAATTACGGTTTTATTTACTTTAGGAATAGCCATTGTAGCTCCGATTTCAAGAGTAGTAGCTAGCATTTTTGCTGTGCCTCGTATGAGCACAATATTTGGCTTAGCCATTCCTAGCCATGAAATTGAAGCATCTTTTTGAAAATGATTTCAAAATAGTATAGGAATATTTCTTTATACTAAATAATTAAAAACTTAATTAATATGTCCATTCAAACAGTTAATCCAAATACAAATAAAACAGTAAAGTCGTTTGAAGAAATGACGGAGAAGGCCGTTGACGCTAAGGTAGAGAAATCTCAAATAGCTTTTACTCATTGGAAAGAAACCAGCTATCAGCAAAGA
The genomic region above belongs to Mariniflexile litorale and contains:
- a CDS encoding HPF/RaiA family ribosome-associated protein, producing the protein MKIQYNTDRTINGGERSQDFFSSQIAEELSRYESQITRIEVHLSDENGKKEGRNKIVCLLEARLEGRKPIVVSNQSDTIELAVSGAIDKLKASLETILGRIKNY
- a CDS encoding DUF302 domain-containing protein, whose protein sequence is MKYYFNKTLNGNFDQIIEKVTEELKKEGFGILTEIDVKETLKNKLEIDFKRYKILGACNPVYAHKALLAEDKIGTMLPCNVIVQEISTGIFEVAAVNPMASMQSVENEDLAKIAEEIQSKLKSVIENL